One window of Marinilabiliales bacterium genomic DNA carries:
- the msrA gene encoding peptide-methionine (S)-S-oxide reductase, which yields MIVTIFYIILTLLYPASGYTSNISVKMNDQVENTEIITLGAGCFWCVEAIFERVEGVTDVKSGYSGGNIPDPTYREVTSGRTGHAEVVQVTYDPAVLPFARLLEIFFMTHDPTTLNRQGADVGTQYRSAIFYHTDGQKRVAEEVKAMLDGSDIWDDPIVTEVTPFLGFYEAEDYHQEYFRNNPNQGYCRMVIAPKVEKFEKAFENYLRK from the coding sequence ATGATTGTAACAATTTTTTATATAATATTAACCCTGTTATACCCGGCATCCGGTTATACATCAAACATTTCAGTAAAAATGAATGATCAGGTTGAAAACACAGAAATAATCACTCTCGGCGCCGGTTGTTTCTGGTGCGTTGAGGCAATCTTTGAAAGAGTAGAGGGCGTGACAGATGTAAAATCGGGTTACTCAGGCGGAAATATTCCTGATCCGACCTACAGGGAGGTAACTTCCGGGCGAACCGGACATGCCGAGGTAGTTCAGGTTACCTATGACCCGGCAGTTTTGCCCTTTGCCAGGCTGCTTGAGATATTTTTCATGACACACGATCCGACAACCCTTAACCGGCAGGGAGCTGATGTCGGCACACAATACCGGTCGGCAATTTTCTATCACACTGACGGACAGAAACGCGTAGCTGAAGAGGTAAAGGCGATGCTTGACGGTTCAGATATCTGGGACGACCCTATAGTGACTGAAGTAACCCCCTTTTTGGGCTTTTATGAGGCAGAGGATTACCACCAGGAGTATTTCAGGAATAATCCCAACCAGGGTTACTGCCGGATGGTAATAGCCCCCAAGGTCGAAAAGTTCGAGAAGGCTTTCGAAAACTATCTTCGCAAGTAA
- a CDS encoding sigma-70 family RNA polymerase sigma factor, with the protein MAETGNIDEREISYYLKEAGNGNNDALNKLVSIAYAELRENAHNLRVRFFDIDTLNTTAIVHETYLKLLRTGSGSFKNRSHFFFASAKAMRQILINASLKKRTLKRGGGTKQVALGTGSEASLQLSDQTSEQLLMINDALEKLEACNDRQARIVECRFFGGMSVEETAEVLQISPATVKRSWSMARSWLYTQYIEG; encoded by the coding sequence ATGGCAGAAACCGGCAATATCGACGAAAGGGAAATCTCATACTACTTAAAGGAAGCCGGCAATGGCAATAATGATGCGCTGAACAAGCTGGTATCCATTGCTTACGCTGAACTCAGGGAAAATGCCCACAATCTGAGGGTCAGGTTTTTCGATATTGACACCCTCAATACAACCGCTATTGTACATGAGACTTATCTGAAGCTTTTACGGACAGGATCCGGCAGTTTCAAAAACCGGTCACATTTCTTTTTCGCATCAGCCAAAGCGATGCGTCAGATATTAATAAATGCCTCTTTAAAAAAGCGAACATTAAAACGTGGCGGTGGTACAAAACAGGTGGCTTTAGGCACCGGTTCCGAAGCTTCCCTGCAACTGAGCGATCAGACATCAGAACAGCTTCTGATGATAAATGATGCCCTTGAAAAACTGGAAGCCTGCAATGACAGGCAGGCAAGAATAGTAGAATGCAGGTTCTTTGGAGGTATGTCAGTTGAGGAAACGGCCGAGGTCCTTCAGATCAGCCCGGCAACGGTAAAACGTTCCTGGAGCATGGCACGTTCATGGCTTTACACCCAGTATATTGAGGGATAA